Genomic segment of Geminocystis herdmanii PCC 6308:
AATTACAACAATTAAGCTATCAAGCCTATCAATTACTCTATCAGAGTGAATCAGATGAAAATCCTGCCGTAACGGATATTTTAGCCAAAGTTGAGCCCATTGTGCGAGATATGGCGAATTATGACAAAGAATTAACCCCCATTTTGGAAATTATCCAAGAAGCCTTAAATCAAGTAGTGGAGGCAGGGCAACAAATCTATAGTTATGGGGCAGGGTTAGAAGCCGATCCAGAAAGATTAGAGGAGGTAGAAGAACGTGTTAGACTCTTAAAGCGGATTTGTCGTAAATATGGACCAAAATTAGGGGATGTCATCGAATACTATGATAGTTTGAAGAAAGAGTTAATCGAGTTAACCGATAATAGCAAATCGATCGACGAACTAGAACAAGAGTACCTAGCACATCACACAAAATTAATCAAATTGTGTACTAAATTAAGCCAATTAAGGCAAACTGCCTCTCAAAAATTAGAAACCCAGCTTACCCAAGAATTAAAACCCCTAGGTATGGCAAAAGTACAGTTTCAATGTCGAGTTACCCCCGTTAATCCCCATAGTATGGGAGCAGATCATGTAGAATACTATTTTAGTCCAAATCCGGGGGAAGATTTACAACCCTTAGCTATGACGGCATCGGGGGGGGAAATGAGTCGTTTTCTTTTGGCGCTCAAGTCTTGTTTTACGGAGTCTCAAACTAATGGTAAAACTCTGATTTTTGATGAAATTGATGCAGGAGTTTCGGGGAAGGTAGCTCAATCGATCGCCCAAAAGTTACACAAATTAAGTTCTCAGCATCAAGTGTTGTGTGTCACCCATCAACCCCTTGTAGCGGCTATGGCAGATGATCATTTTCGGGTGGAAAAACATTTGACTCAATCATCACAAACCCAAGAGGTAAGAACGATCGTGCAAGTCACACATTTAGAACATCAAGAACACCGTAGAGATGAGTTAGCAGAATTGACGGGAGGGCATTCGGCGGAGGAAGCCATCGCTTTTGCTGATTCTATCCTAGAAACGGCTCGTCAACTCAAAAAACGATCGTCCGATTAAACTACAATTAGGTAAAGATAAGTTTTTCTGTTATATAAAACTTACTCATAGTTACCTATGACGTTTACTTCTTGCTTCTACCAGTCAAGTCGGCTTGATACTGTCCACAAGCGTTGATTCGGGTGTAACCCACCCTACTTTTATTATTCTAATTAATTGATTAATCTTGAATAATAACTAATTTTTATTTAATTTAATCTTTAAATTAAATAGTTTTAACAGTCTTGGTTATCGACTTCATTAAAAGCTAACATATTTTAAAAAAATGTCAACCTTTATCCCGTGAGTAGGTATAAAGAACTATAATAAACTATTAGTTAACAGTTAAAAGCTCTTGAGGTGTAATGATGAGCATAGTTGACATGATTAAATCTTTTCAGAGTTTATCTCCAGATGAGCAAGATTCTTTGTTAGAAATTCTCCGCAATCATCGGGCAAAAATGAGGGAAGCTGAAATTTTAGCTAATGTCCGTGAATTGAAAGAGGCGATCGCGCTGGGTACTGCTAAAGTTGGTACAGTGGAGGATTTGATCGCAGATTTAAATGAGGTTGAAGATGAAGATATTATGGAGTAAAGGTTTTAAGCGTTCTTATCAGAAAGTCATTCAAAAAAATCCCCAGTTAAAATCAAGAATTGCGGATGTAATTAAAATATTGGCAAACGATCCTTTTACTCCTTCGATTAAATCTCATAAATTAACTGGAAATTTGTCAGGACTTTGGTCTTGTTCTGTCGCTTATGACTGTAGAATTATTTTTAGTTTTTCTGAAGACGGGAAGTTATTAGAAATGATGATTTTGTTAATTGATATTGGCAGTCACGATGATGTTTATCGATGAAAAGCATTATCACCATAATTAGACTTGTCCATCAATTTACATAGTAAGGGTTAAAACCCTGACTACGAACTAATAAAATATCTTTTTTGAGGAAGTCTATTATTCACGATTCATTGTACAATGGACTTAAACAACAAAAATGTTGTTTAACTATAAAACAAATTTACTATTATTAAAAAATATGAGCGCTTCTGTTAAAACTTTAGTTAATCAGCCTTATAAATACGGATTTATTACAGATATTGAGTCGGATACTATTCCTAAAGGTTTAAGTGAAGATGTGGTGAGATTGATTTCTCTCAAGAAAAATGAGCCTGAATTTATGTTAGAATTTCGTCTCAAGGCTTATCGTCAATGGTTGACAATGACTGAACCAGAATGGGCTCATGTGGGTTATCCTAGTATTAATTATCAAGATATTATTTATTACAGCGCGCCTAAACAACAAAAGAAAAAATTGGATAGTCTTGATGAAGTTGATCCCACTTTATTAGAAGCCTTTGAAAAGTTAGGTATCCCATTATCTGAGCAAAAGCGCCTAGGAAATGTCGCCGTTGATGCTATTTTTGATAGTGTCTCGATCGCAACCACTTTTAAGGATAAACTAGCTAAAGATGGTGTTATTTTCTGCTCTATTTCCGAAGCATTGCAAGAGCATCCTGATTTAATTCAAAAATATTTAGGTAGTGTTGTACCTTCAGCAGACAACTATTTTGCGGCGCTTAATGGTGCAGTTTTTAGTGATGGTTCATTTGTATTTATTCCGAAAGGGGTAAAATGTCCTATGGAATTATCGACTTATTTTCGTATCAATAACGGTGATACGGGGCAGTTTGAACGTACTTTAATTGTAGCTGAAGAAGGGGCTTCCGTAAGTTATTTAGAAGGTTGTACTGCACCCATGTATGATAGTAACCAACTTCATGCGGCGGTGGTGGAATTGGTGGCTTTGGATAACGCTGATATTAAATATTCCACAGTACAAAATTGGTATGCAGGAGATGAAAAAGGTAAAGGTGGTATTTATAATTTTGTGACTAAGCGCGGTTTATGTAAAGGAGTTAACTCAAAAATTTCTTGGACTCAAGTGGAGACTGGTTCTGCGATAACATGGAAATATCCTAGCTGTGTTTTAGTGGGTGATAATTCTGTGGGAGAATTTTATTCGATCGCCTTGACAAATAATATGCAACAGGCGGACACTGGAACTAAGATGGTACATATTGGCAAAAATACCCGCAGTACAATTATTTCTAAGGGAATATCCGCAGGAAACTCGAAAAATAGCTATCGTGGCTTAGTGAAAATGGGTAATAAAGCCACTGGTGCAAGAAATTACTCTCAATGTGATTCCATGTTAATTGGTGACAATGCCGAAGCCAACACTTTCCCTTATATTCAAGTGGATAATAGTCGTGCTAAAGTCGAACATGAGGCTTCTACTTCTAAGATTGGCGAAGATCAACTGTTCTATTTTGCTCAACGGGGCATTTCCGAAGAAGATGCGGTGTCAATGTTGGTAAGTGGTTTTTGTAAAGATGTGTTAAACGAGTTACCCATGGAATTTGCGGCGGAAGCTGATAAACTTCTCAGTCTCAAGTTAGAAGGTAGTGTGGGTTAGGTAATTATGAATAGTTGATGGTTGTTAATCCCACGCCGATTTTTGTGGTATTCTTTTATCGAAAAATACGAACGTGGGGTTATGTTTAACAACTATAATAAAAAAGATGAGTGAGATAAAACCGATGACGAAAGAAGAAGCGGATATTCTTCGTGAAATATACAAAGATGATGATGATATAGATTGTTCGGATATACCAGAAATAACCGATGCTATGTTAGCAGAAGCTCAATTTCTGCAAGTTGGTGAATTTATCCCTAAAATGCCATTATTGGTTAAACACTAAGGTGGTTTCCTAGGAAAATACTAACAATGATAAATATTTATTCGATCGATCATGTCATAAATGATTTAAGTTTGCTATATGTTACTAACACTAACATTAGCATCTAATCGACAACTTTGAGAAATTTTGCCATCGGCACAAGGGATAATCCTTGAATTAAGATAGATGTAATTACAAGAAAAAATACTAGGTTAAATATCTCTTTGCCGTTTTCGATACCGTTAATCACTGGCATTAATGATAAAATAATTGGTACTGCACCTCTTAACCCTACCCACGAAATAAATAGTTTTTGCCTATTGTTATATTTTTTGATGGGTGATAAACATAAAAATACACTGAGAGGACGAGCTACGAAAATCAAGAAAAGTGCGATCGAAACTGAGACACCCACGACAGGGGAAAATTGGGAAGGAAGCACTAATAAGCCTAGGGTTAAGAACATAATAATTTGCATGAGCCATGATAAACTATCGTGGAAACTGACGATTAAATCTTTGTTTTTCACCACTTCTTCCCTAAAAATTATTCCAGCAATATAAACGTCTAAAAAGGCATTGCCATTAAAAGAGGCGGTGATGCCAAAACTTAATAACAGTAAGCCAACACTGCAAACGGGATATAATCCGGGGGAATTTAATCTAATACGGTTGATGACTTTGACAATAACAAAACCTGTGATACAACCAAATAAAATCCCTAAAATAATTTGAATCACTAAATTTGTTACGAATTGCACAGGAGAAAAATCTCCCATAGTGATAATGCCAATTATCGATGTAGTTAAAAGTATCGCTACAGGATCATTACTGCCAGATTCCAACTCTAACAAGGGTTGTATATTGTTTTTGAGTTTAATTTGACTGGATTTTAAGATAGAAAAGACAGCCGCCGCATCCGTGGAAGAAATAATTGCGCCTAGTAATAATCCATCAATCCAAGTAATACCCATAGTGCCAAGAGAAAAGCTAGTATAACTCCCCAAAATCAACCATGCAAAAGTGCCGACTAATAATGTCGTTATCACTACTCCCACGGTAGAAAGGATTAAGCCTTCTTTTAAGAGGGGTTTTATTTTTTTCCATTCTGTGTCTAAACCACCAGCAAACAGAATTAAGGTTAAAGCGGTATCCGCTAAGTATCGGGCAATGATATAATCATCAAATTTGATGCCTCCGATGCCTTCACTTCCTGCCAAAATACCAATCAATAAAAATAACAATAATGCAGGAATCCCAAATTTGTTCGAGATTTTACTGGCAAAAACACTGGATAATAATAAAATACCGACAATGATAAAAATTTGTTCGATCGATAATGTCATAAATTAGTTAAGTTTGCGATATATAATAGTTATATTAAGAAATTATTAATCAAAAAATTCAATTATTTTATTGCTAAATTTATGGAAGAAGACACTGGTTTAAATATTCTCGCTATTACCATTTTTACAATTACTTTATCTGCATTATTATCTCCCCTTTTACATTTTTCTCCTTATATTCCGGCAGGGATAACATTTGTTTTATTAGGATTAGTTACGATCGATACTTTATCATGGAAAAATCAAGGAGTAAACTTATTATTAAATATTTTTGCTTCAGAAGAACAAAAACAGCGTATTATTTATCACGAAGCAGGACATTTTTTAACCGCTTATTTATCTCAAATTCCTGTTACTGGCTATACTTTAACAGCATGGGAAGCCATTAAAAATAATAATTCTGGTTTAGGGGGAGTAATATTTGATACCTCTTTTCTCGAAAAAAAATCTCAGGATATGAGAGAATTTAATCGACTGCTCGATCGATTTGGAGTAGTATTAATGGCAGGAATAGCAGGAGAAAAAGTTATTTATAATAATAGTCAAGGGGGAGAAGAAGATATTAAAAAATTTCAAGAAATTAATCGCAATATCACCCTCACCGCTACTAATTTTCAGATGAAACAAAGACTAGCAATTTTACAGGCAACCACTATTATTGAACAAAATAAAGATGCTTATTTAGCTTTAGTAGAAGCTATGAAACAACGTAAATCAGTAACAGAATGTCAAGATATTATTGCCGAATACCATCAATAAAAAAAATAGTTAATTGTTGAAAAATATGCCCTCACTTTATTCAAAAAATCAGAAAATAATTCTCAAGGTGAAAATATTTTAATCAAATAGCGATCCTTGGGGTAAAATAATATGGACAATAGTTTCATTGTTGACAAAACTTTCAATCATCATTGAACCTTGATAAATTTCTAGTATTTTTTTGACGATAACTAAGCCTAATCCGAAGCCGTCAGCATAATCTAAACCTTGATTAAAAGGAAGGAAATTAGTAATTTTTTTTAATTGTTCGATCGACATTCCTTGTCCTTGATTTATGATAAAAAGATTGCATAAATTATCATCACTAATGTTCGTTAAAATCTTAATTTTATCCCCTTGCTGAGAAAATTTAAAAGCATTATCTAATAATTCTGTAACTATTTTGTAAAAATCAGTTTCTGCCATATTAATCGTCATTTCTTCTAACTCTAAAACAATATCTTCTTCTCGGTGTAATTTTTGGGCTTGAATCTGAGAAAAAGTAGATAAAATAGTTTTAGTTAAACATTGATGATTGTGAGAGCGAATCTCTTTTAATTTATCAGAGTTAGTGAGGATTAATTCTAAGTAAATATAGAGAATAAATTTTTCCCCAATAGTATGTAACCTTCTCGAAGATTCCAATAAAGTTTGAGCTATTTCTTTAATTTCTTCCACCGACATAGATTCCGCATATTCATTGAGAAGATTCGCTGATAAAATCATGCCATTGAGAGGAGTATATAATTCATGGGGTAAAGATTTTTGAATTTTTAAACTAAGATTATTTAATTCTTGTTTATTTTTTTCTTGAATTTTAGCTTGTTTTTGTAAACGAATTTCTACCGCATTTAACAATTCTTCGGGAGAAAAAGGCTTAGTTAAATAATCATCAGCACCTAATTCCATACCCTTACGAAAATCAGGACGATCGGATTTTGCTGTTAAAAAAATAAAAGGTTTACTCTCAATTTTAGCATCTTTTTTTAGTTCTTTTAATACTTGATAGCCATCTAAAATTGGCATCATTATATCACATAAAATTAGATCAGGATTTTCTTCTTTTGCTAACTCAATTCCTTCCTGACCATCTTGAGCTATAATCGTATAAAAATCTGATAAATCTAAAATTTGTTTAATATTTTTAGCGATGTTTATTTCGTCTTCAATAACTAAAATTTTTAGCATTTTTAAAACTTACTATATTTATGTTTGTTTTTAAGATAATTTATATTAATTTTTCTATATTCTCATGAATTTTGAATCAATAACTGTTACAATTATTGCATTAGAGAGATGAAAAGAATTTGCTCATCGATTTTTTATATATTGATTATTATAATTTAATCTAGCATTGAATCTAACATCAGTTTAACTACTTAACATTTTTTTAAGGAATCATTGATCCTACTCAAAATAGAAAAGTCAATCTATAATAACAACAATGATAAAATTACTGTTACTTATTTTTTCTATATAAACACTTGACTTATTTAAGTTAACTAATAAAGATAGATAAAAGGCATTGGTTAGACTAAGCTCACCAAGCGATAACAACTCAAAATATTGTCAATAATAAAATATTTAAAGGTGACAAAATTCATGTCAGATAAGTATATAAAACATTTAGTTTCTTGTGATAATGAACAAGAATTACTGAATTTTATCAGTGATACTAATAATTCTGCTCAAACGTTAAAGATAATCAAATTTTTACAAGAAAAGCTAGAAATATTAGATAATCAGTTAGAAAAAATTAATGATTTTTCTTGTTTAACTAAAACCCTTGATAGTTTAAAAAATATTCATATTTTATTTATTGAAGATAATATTATATCTGTTAAAATTTTAGAACATAGATTATTATTAGAAACAGAATATAAATTTAATTTAATCCATAAAAATAGTTTAGAAAAAGGATTTAAAAGTATTGAAGAATATGGCGAAAATTACTTTGATTTAGTGATTTTAGACTTAAACTTACCCGACAGTTATGGGTTAAATACCTTAAAAAAATTTAAGGCTAAATTTAAACATATTGCGGTGATTGTTTTAACAGGAGATTATGAAAAAAAACTAGCTTTAGAAACGATTAAAATGGGTGCGCAGGATTATTTAGTTAAACAATATTATTTAGGAAATAAAACTATTCCTAATGATGTTTTTATGTTACCTTTATTAAGTGCCATTGAACGACAAGAAAAAGAAAATCAATTAGAATGTCAAAGATTGCAGATATATTTAACCAATGAAAAATTAAAACAATCTCAGGAAGTCGTAGAGCAAAATCTAGCCACTTTTGATGTTGCCGTGGATGGATTAGCCATTTTACAGGACGATCGATATATTTACATGAATAAGGCACATTTAACCATGTTTGGCTATGAAAAATTGGAAGAATTACCGACAAATAATTGGCGAAATTTTTATTTTGATGATCAAATTCAACATTTTGAAAGTCAAATTTTACCCTCATTAATTAAGAATAAAGTATGGAGAGGAGAAGGGATTGCCAAAAGAAAAGATCAATCAACTTTTCCCTTAGAATTATCTTTAACTTTAACTGATAAAAATTATTTAATTTGTGTTTGTCGAGATATTTCTAAAAGAAAAGAATCAGAAAAAATCTTAAAACAAGCATTATTAAAAGCGGAGGAAGTTAACGAATTAAAATCCCGTTTAATCACCCTCACAAGCCATGAATTTCGCACTCCATTAACGGTAATTTCTTCTTCTGTGGGAATCTTAAAAACCTTTGAAAATAAATTATCCTATGAAGATAAACAAGAACATTTTAAAACTATTCAAACTTATATAGAGCATACCACCAAATTATTAGATGATATTTTATTAATCAATCGAGCGGAAGCTAAAGAATTAAGTTATCTACCCGAAAGTATTAATATTTATAATTTTTGTCAAACTATTGTTAAGGAAATTTGCCAGACTTATCCCCATAATCAAATAATTTTTCAATTGACTAATCAAGAACCATTAAACATAGAAAAATATCAACGATCGTTAGATAGAAAACTCTTAACTCAAATTATCACAAATCTAATCTCTAATAGTGTTAAATATTCTCCTCACCACGAAAAAATTGAGGTATTATTAACCATAGAACCTAAAAATATTATCTTAGAAATTGTCGATCGAGGTATCGGGATTCCCTTAGAAGATCAATCCTCTTTATTTAACACTTTTTATCGGGGCGAAAATGTTGGTAATATTCAAGGTACAGGCTTAGGATTATCGATCGTCAAGGAATGTGTAAACTTGCTTAAAGGTACAATTTCTGTCAAAAGTAAAGTTAATCAAGGTACAACAATCTCTATCAATATACCATGTTGAAGATGAGAGAGGGCAGGGCGTTTTTATTCTCCAAATTTGATTTAACTGGAAACTATAATTGATAAGAAATATTGGGAGGAAACTACTTTAAAATAATTCTTAATTCTTAATTCTTAATTCTTAATTCTTAACTCTTAATTCTTAATTATTTAAAACCATGCCTTTAAGTTGGAATGACATCAAAAATCGAGCCATTAATTTTACCTACGAATGGGCTAATGAAACCTCAGAAAATGCCGAAGCAAAATCATTTTGGGATAGTTTTTTTGATGTTTTTGGAGTACCAAGAAGGCGTGTCGCTACCTTTGAAAAATCTGTTAAAAAATTAGATAATAAACAAGGATTTATTGACTTATTATGGAAAGGAGTCATCTTAGTTGAACATAAATCTAAGGGCAAAAATTTAGATAAAGCCTATCAACAAGCGATCGAATATTTTCCCGGATTAAAAGATCATGAATTGCCTAAATATATTTTGGTTTCTGACTTTGCTAGGTTTAAATTATACGATTTAGAAAATGAGATAAATCACGAATTTTTACTTTCTGAATTTGTTAATCATGTTCATTTATTTGACTTTATAGCAGGGTATAAAAAACGAGAATATAAAGATAGTGATCCCGTTAATATTCAAGCCGCCGAATTAATGGGACAATTACACGATCGATTAAAAGAAATTGGTTATGAAGGCCATCAATTAGAAGTTTATTTAGTCCGTTTATTATTCTGTTTATTTGCTGACGATACTGGCATTTTTAATCAAGGAATTTTTCACGAATATATCGATTTACACACTAAAGAAGATGGTAGCGATTTAGCCATTCATTTAGACTCAATTTTTCAAATTTTAAATAAGTCAGAAACCAGCAGACTTAAGAATTTAGATGAAAATTTAGCCCAATTTCCCTACATCAATGGTAAGTTATTTGACGAAAGATTAGATAACGCTTCTTTCGATCGAGAAATGAGAGAAATGTTATTAAAAGCCTGTAGTTTAGACTGGGGAAAAATCTCCCCTGCTATCTTTGGTTCGATGTTTCAGGCGGTTATGAATCCCCAAGAAAGACGTAATTTAGGTGCTCATTATACCTCAGAAAAAAATATTCAAAAAGTCATTAAACCTCTCTTTTTAGATGAATTATATAATGAGTTTG
This window contains:
- the recN gene encoding DNA repair protein RecN; protein product: MLIAIRIDNFALVDHLELEFGIGLNVLTGETGAGKSIILDAIDVVLGGKANQRMIRTGAKKAIVEASFQTNADLEKWLESQEVESFQDGTIVCSRELTIGKDNFRSRCRVNGVVVNKQIITLLRDRLLEVTAQGETGQLLSASSQRDLLDDYGGKELITQRNLVSRSFIDTQQALEILEHCRESEQQRLQRLDLIQHQIKELSTIHLQSADELEHLEIESDRLTHVVELQQLSYQAYQLLYQSESDENPAVTDILAKVEPIVRDMANYDKELTPILEIIQEALNQVVEAGQQIYSYGAGLEADPERLEEVEERVRLLKRICRKYGPKLGDVIEYYDSLKKELIELTDNSKSIDELEQEYLAHHTKLIKLCTKLSQLRQTASQKLETQLTQELKPLGMAKVQFQCRVTPVNPHSMGADHVEYYFSPNPGEDLQPLAMTASGGEMSRFLLALKSCFTESQTNGKTLIFDEIDAGVSGKVAQSIAQKLHKLSSQHQVLCVTHQPLVAAMADDHFRVEKHLTQSSQTQEVRTIVQVTHLEHQEHRRDELAELTGGHSAEEAIAFADSILETARQLKKRSSD
- a CDS encoding type II toxin-antitoxin system RelE/ParE family toxin, which codes for MKILWSKGFKRSYQKVIQKNPQLKSRIADVIKILANDPFTPSIKSHKLTGNLSGLWSCSVAYDCRIIFSFSEDGKLLEMMILLIDIGSHDDVYR
- the sufB gene encoding Fe-S cluster assembly protein SufB, yielding MSASVKTLVNQPYKYGFITDIESDTIPKGLSEDVVRLISLKKNEPEFMLEFRLKAYRQWLTMTEPEWAHVGYPSINYQDIIYYSAPKQQKKKLDSLDEVDPTLLEAFEKLGIPLSEQKRLGNVAVDAIFDSVSIATTFKDKLAKDGVIFCSISEALQEHPDLIQKYLGSVVPSADNYFAALNGAVFSDGSFVFIPKGVKCPMELSTYFRINNGDTGQFERTLIVAEEGASVSYLEGCTAPMYDSNQLHAAVVELVALDNADIKYSTVQNWYAGDEKGKGGIYNFVTKRGLCKGVNSKISWTQVETGSAITWKYPSCVLVGDNSVGEFYSIALTNNMQQADTGTKMVHIGKNTRSTIISKGISAGNSKNSYRGLVKMGNKATGARNYSQCDSMLIGDNAEANTFPYIQVDNSRAKVEHEASTSKIGEDQLFYFAQRGISEEDAVSMLVSGFCKDVLNELPMEFAAEADKLLSLKLEGSVG
- a CDS encoding potassium/proton antiporter; translation: MTLSIEQIFIIVGILLLSSVFASKISNKFGIPALLLFLLIGILAGSEGIGGIKFDDYIIARYLADTALTLILFAGGLDTEWKKIKPLLKEGLILSTVGVVITTLLVGTFAWLILGSYTSFSLGTMGITWIDGLLLGAIISSTDAAAVFSILKSSQIKLKNNIQPLLELESGSNDPVAILLTTSIIGIITMGDFSPVQFVTNLVIQIILGILFGCITGFVIVKVINRIRLNSPGLYPVCSVGLLLLSFGITASFNGNAFLDVYIAGIIFREEVVKNKDLIVSFHDSLSWLMQIIMFLTLGLLVLPSQFSPVVGVSVSIALFLIFVARPLSVFLCLSPIKKYNNRQKLFISWVGLRGAVPIILSLMPVINGIENGKEIFNLVFFLVITSILIQGLSLVPMAKFLKVVD
- a CDS encoding hybrid sensor histidine kinase/response regulator, which gives rise to MLKILVIEDEINIAKNIKQILDLSDFYTIIAQDGQEGIELAKEENPDLILCDIMMPILDGYQVLKELKKDAKIESKPFIFLTAKSDRPDFRKGMELGADDYLTKPFSPEELLNAVEIRLQKQAKIQEKNKQELNNLSLKIQKSLPHELYTPLNGMILSANLLNEYAESMSVEEIKEIAQTLLESSRRLHTIGEKFILYIYLELILTNSDKLKEIRSHNHQCLTKTILSTFSQIQAQKLHREEDIVLELEEMTINMAETDFYKIVTELLDNAFKFSQQGDKIKILTNISDDNLCNLFIINQGQGMSIEQLKKITNFLPFNQGLDYADGFGLGLVIVKKILEIYQGSMMIESFVNNETIVHIILPQGSLFD
- a CDS encoding ATP-binding protein, producing the protein MSDKYIKHLVSCDNEQELLNFISDTNNSAQTLKIIKFLQEKLEILDNQLEKINDFSCLTKTLDSLKNIHILFIEDNIISVKILEHRLLLETEYKFNLIHKNSLEKGFKSIEEYGENYFDLVILDLNLPDSYGLNTLKKFKAKFKHIAVIVLTGDYEKKLALETIKMGAQDYLVKQYYLGNKTIPNDVFMLPLLSAIERQEKENQLECQRLQIYLTNEKLKQSQEVVEQNLATFDVAVDGLAILQDDRYIYMNKAHLTMFGYEKLEELPTNNWRNFYFDDQIQHFESQILPSLIKNKVWRGEGIAKRKDQSTFPLELSLTLTDKNYLICVCRDISKRKESEKILKQALLKAEEVNELKSRLITLTSHEFRTPLTVISSSVGILKTFENKLSYEDKQEHFKTIQTYIEHTTKLLDDILLINRAEAKELSYLPESINIYNFCQTIVKEICQTYPHNQIIFQLTNQEPLNIEKYQRSLDRKLLTQIITNLISNSVKYSPHHEKIEVLLTIEPKNIILEIVDRGIGIPLEDQSSLFNTFYRGENVGNIQGTGLGLSIVKECVNLLKGTISVKSKVNQGTTISINIPC